The DNA region accttccaggaagttctaatgatagcaacgagcatcatgaatgtacaagagggataaggactcaaaaatatctaagggaaaactCCTctcaccgcattaatgaggaagtgacctctaaacagtattatggcagccttacagccaccccagaagacttttagagggggctgatgggacaaccatcaactgtccacatatggtccacgtgtagggtaaggatgaagggagagatgtaatataaataagggtagagatctcAAAGAAGgggggatgaaaaaaggagaagagaaagcactatagcaatctcaacaactcttgtaaccattgtcatccaatatatgctagaacagagctcctcggactgtgctgagaaccaactttctcgcacaaaccgagttcaattcttgttggctcatcatccaaaaccatattaactgttatccaagcactaaagcctagctctttgacccactctctacaaatttattgtactgggttcactgggccaagatcccttacattttgggcttggtctgaaaattgtgtccctacatatatatatatatatatatatatatataaggtatATTTGTTACAAACTTAGAGTATATTcaggtttctcaaaaaaaaaaaaaacttagactatattcaactaataattttttggtCATCTCTTAtgcataaaatttaacaaaactaATGTCATGAACTTTGTAGTTCAATTGATATATCTTggtatttttaatgaaaacaacCATGGTTTAAATCTCTATCTcatattgtaactatcaaatcataaaatttaaaaaaaaaaatggatataATTTTCTCCTAAAAGTCTATAACCTTAAATTGTGTATTGAACTTTAatgattctttttttccccctttattttttaatcttaaaagtTCACTCTTTACTTCTCACCATCATCataattttttcctcaaattggatataattttctctcatcatcattttttttttcttttgggttggaTTAAGGTGTCAAATAAGATGTTCTGATATTAATTTATTCAGAGAAGATAATTAGGATTTGTCATAAAGACAAGTGAAAACTCTAGGTTACGCTCCTGTCCCCAACAAGTGTATATTatcaatttgtttgatttttcttttgtaactATAACTAGAAAGAAACCATGCGAAGATAATCAAAATAGAATTAGAAGATGGCCTTGTAATGCTTTCTATCGTGATTCATGAGTATCCAATATTGGTTTGAATGActatttttctctattattattttttaaaaaatatgatagaatttcaacctataatATTTGCTCTatgataattgctctttattattaggTTAAAATATCAATCAGTTATTTGAGTTTGGGGAGGGGGGGGTTGAACTCCAAATttcttagaaaataataaactttACAAGTTGAACTAACTGGAATCTACTTtctccattaattttttttttttttttttacaagatagaattctactctaacctaatctaagtgtatatatgtgtgaagctccctcctagagacttgaacctcggccattgccccccccccactccacaagcacttatacttgtagagtgaccatatTACCAAAGGTGTGCAGTGGTACTTCCtccattaattaaaattgtgtataacATGAATAGAAAGAAACTTAAACATGCAAACCTCATAACATGGGTATATTATCAATTTGTTTGAACTTTCTTTTGTAAGTATAACGGGAAAGAAACCATGCAAAAAATATAGTATTTCTTGCTTGGTTTGGGAGAGCTTATTTTGATGGTCAAGTATCTTGATGCGCATATACTAAAACCAAAGTCACTTCCTAAAAAGTCAATCGCTACTATCCTAACCATATATGAAGAATTTTTGTATTGCTTTTTAATGTTTAGACCCTCTAAAAGGGGCACAATCATTAGGAGGTAACATCTTACAAATATAGGGGCTGTCTTTATTGGTGAGCTTAAATAGCTACTAGCTGCTTCACATTCATCGGAAATGTGTATTGCAAAGAACCATCAAATATGAGATCCACAAAAATGCGATGAGCTGCCTCTGTAGGATGGACTCGATCAAAGAAGATGTAATCGCTTCTGTTGGAGCAATAGGCTGCAATTGGCAGACAAAAAATCTCGGCATTAAGGGTCCCCAGCCCACAACAAGCAGCTTTAACCTCTACAAATCCTGCAATCAAATATGAAAGGTCTTTAATCATtctttttatcacaaaaaattgaaaggaaaacAAACTAAAGGTAAAAACTAAGTAGTGCCTACTTAACAATATgtcaattttggattttctaaCCTAAAACCTAAAGTATGATTTTGGAGAATAGAATGACATAAATAAATACATGTCACTGACCTGATTAATCtgttaaatctatatttttttatctctattttataaaaagaagatgatCAGTTTTACCATAAGTAGCTGGTCTCTGAATGAAGTCAAGCAAGACTTTGTAAGTGTCAAAGTAGGAGTAGTGTATGTCTTTAAGATCAAACTTCAGTTCCTGCAACATTGAAATAAGGcctttattgtacttaacagaCCAGAAGTTTATTTCTCCGCGGCATTCTTCATTTTCGGTCTCCCTCCTCCTTGCTGGGCAGCATCCAATTGTCCCAATTCCAACAATCACAAATTTACGTGCACCAAAATTGTATAACCGCTGCACAAAGTTTTGATAAAGAAATGATCAGCAAAGACTTAAATTGAATTATATAATATACCAATCACAATAATTTGACTTGTTAAAAAGGCTTGCTCAGCTGGCTTATCAATTAATGAACATTGAACTGCGATTAAGGACTAGTTTTAAGGTTCATTTACTATATGAGAAAATCCTTTCCATAGCTTGTCACAGTTTGATGAGGCTCACAAATAGCTTCAATATTTACTTCTGgacaaattttatataagataataTGCAACAAATTCATGTTATTTTCACAATCTAGAATTGAGATTAAAAAGGAGTCAAGCTAGCCAAGTGAAGCCTACTCAAAGAATTGACAAGCTAAGCTCAAATTTTATTGGCTAAGCACAACTCAAACTTGATAGGCTAGTCTAAACTAGAGCTCAAGCCAATCTTGAGTAGTATTTTTCATCAACAGTGTTCTAATAAGCTAAAATTTGGTTTGACTTGACCCCTATGCAACCTTACACTATAATGCTTCTTGTTTCCTAAACTTAAAGTAACAACTTAGTTACCTTTAGTTTATCTTTCAGTGAAAGGACCATTGAATCCACGTATTGATGTGGGGTAGTCTTGTTTTGGAGATCGGACGACCTAAAGTAGCCAAGGATGTCGTTGCTTCCAATCACAATggcaaaaattgattttgataaatGATTTTTTACACCAGAGGATCCTAGCTGTTTGTATAGGTCTTCATACACGGTGGAGAAGTAGCCTATTTGTTGTGTCAAATGTATTGACTGGAACTGCACGAGCgaatataaaacaaaacaatttgtCAGctaaacatctttttttttcccagtaatTATAATAACTAATTGGCTATGATAAAACTCCCACGAGTAGTGGGTAGTGGGTTATCGGTTTGGTTTTTGAGGAATCTAAATCAATAGAATCAGTAATAGAATATTATAACTAAATGTACGGAtaccacttttttatttttttttatttttttttttaaaaaaaccctaTAATAAAACTAGCATCGAAGTTAGACCACTTGAGAATGATATTATTCTTACGACTTGTCACGTCACCAAATTGTAGATGAAGATGTCTCCACatcatttttttgagaaagtttataggtacaaaaaatttgatatttattgatattataaattattagtgATAAGTAAATAAATGATATCAATAATAAACTCAAATAAGAACCTATAAAAACTTACGAATGACTAACTCAACTGATGTGAAATATGttaatcaattattttattgtgtattactcttttgtttttcttctacAATGTTGAAGGACCAATGGGCTTTTAGGACCTCAACTGTCAAATACATTGGCTTTTTCTGCTTCTTGAATTGAAATTTCAGGCTTTAGGTATATGGGCCATATTCCAAAAGCCCAGTTTTGGGCCTCATCAGGTCTTTTCTATAGCTCAGTGGTCTTTAAATTTCATGTGGGCTATGTTAGATTCGGTCACATCTCTTTTGATGAATAAGACTTACACGCATAGCAAACTAATTGCATAACCGTGAAAAAAGAGAATCATAGGCGTGGGCGTAGCTTAATTGATAAAGATTTATGTTGTAGAAGAAACTATAATATGGTAATACGTGAGCTTCATGACAAGAAATTTAGctttaatacaaaaaaataataataataaagaggtACAGAAAAACTGAAgagaatcaaacaaaataatagtcttaaacacacacaacatagCATTAATTAGTAAAAGATTTTTGATTCACTTACCACATATGGGTCGGTGCCATCCAAAATTCTGGCACCTCCAGAAGCGAAGCTAACACCTTTTAGAAACGAAAcgttattattgttgtttgaaTCATCTACTAGAGAAAAGTATGGTGGTGAAGTTGGCAATCCCACTTTCTCAGCTGCCACAAAATGTTCCACTCATTTCACATAGAAATTTaagttaaaataattaataaaaaaacgaAAACAACATATTGCTTTCCAACACGTGAAGGTACAGTgtacagaaaataaataaataaaagaataaagggATATATGTTTGATTAACTTACCCAGAAAATCTGCAGCATTCATGCCATTAGTGAATCTCCCACTTGCTTTATGGTTAGGAAAGTCGATGCCATAGTGAGGGAGATCAGCCTTGGCAAGAGAGAGTTTGAGGTAATTGTTGTTTCCCACATCTACCAATGAGTCTCCAAACACATAAATGCCTGGAACCATTTGAGCCTCTGAGAGATTGAAGCTTataatgatgatgaagaaagtCAGTAGCAGAACTTTGCATTTCATTGCGCTAAGCAAaccttactctctctctctctcaaattggTATGTGGGTACAGTGCACGGTTGGGAGTTAATTTATATAGCAGATGAGTTGGATGAGGTGTGTATGATGTCGGTAACAGATGTCTTTTAAGACATTCCTACATGGACAGTCTAGAAAACTTattcgatttttttttgtttttgtttttgtttttcttaactTCTGTTTAATttgagtaaaaatattttattgaaagtCCATTCGTTTCTTGTATTTAGTCACAATCCTGAAAGCATAGtgttagagatacaaactattttataaaaaaaattacaaactgtGATACGGtgaatgattattggtaaatagaaaagtgatattaatggtgaatttagataaaaactaataaaagattaaccacatcaacattttataaaaatattgtaaaataatttgcaGTTATAGCATTACTCATTTTGAAATAAGTAAAGTGATCCTTAATGCAATTATCAAAAAGGGAATACACTATTTGGAGTCGGAACAATAAGCAAGGATGGACAAAATGTCCATTACAATCGCAAAAAATTCCTAATGGGGTTCCTTGAGAGGGGTTGATGATTGAATTAATGACATTCTTTCATCTCTTTCAAATTGGATGAGTTTATagctgttttgttttgtttttgtgtaaTTCTTGGAGACCCTAACCTATctatcaatttttagatttttcctATAGTTAGTATCCATATTGGTAGGggcaaaaatttatcaatttaacaccacaaaaaatctactttatctattttactactTCAATTTACAAAACACTCAATTACAtaagtggttttattttagcatttaacacaataaaataatataaacaacgtaataaaataatatatttactacaaTAAGAAACAACCACTACCactaacacaataaaataatatatcttttaataaaaaaaatcttatcttCTTAACTATAGTGCACAACCATCTTCAACTGTGCATTGTTACTGTAGCGCAACAGCCAAATGATATGGCTATAGTTTCACGAATGCACTAGCTTTCTGTGCCGCTTTTGTTATATCTAGTTGCTAAAATTAGCATTTTAACCATATGCTGCCACCAATACAAATGATCTAACCCAATATGTTTTGCACCGTTTGGCCTTCATGCCTCCTTTAATAAAATCTTACTCTTAACTAAAATTAAACTAAAGATAGATTAAGataaacgaaaaaaaaaaaaaaaagattaatgaaAAAAAGGGTCATAGATTTGTAGTTAATTAAAACGACTTTTTCTTGCATTAATGTAACTTCCCACCTGGTATGCTGTCGTGACCCTCACCCTACTTCTATTATGGCCACAAGTAACTCGCACGTGACATCTCGCCAAACTTTAATATTTGTCttaataaacttaaaattttcccTATATGTTTATACCTAATTATTATCTATATTTATAtctgtatatataatatatgtctTTCCtggacaaaaataaataaatttatatatctGAAAGTTGTTTAGTCACATctacatttatatatatctaattaCTATTTGTCGAGTCATGTTAGCTGacattttctttcctctttttaatcatttttctcCTTATTAACTTCTAACCTTACAATTACGCTTCCTCCAACATCTCCcaacttttacctttttataTCTCCACTACACTATATACATTAACATTGCAATTCTTCTATCactttgtctttcttttattttgacttttcttcTCCCTACTTTATTtactagaaaattttgatattccTTCTTCcattcaattcatattttgtCCACATAAAAAAGTTAATACAATctctttctctactttttttgtggatttttaattctttattgcaTCTCTAAATtatgttgatgaatttttgtgttgaACTCTACTTTGATTTGATGCGATTTAGTTGTGTTTTAATttgttatcttctttttttttctttgattgttaGATGTTGTCTTATGACATTATATAATGATATAATGTTACTCTATTACGTAACATggtttggataatttggtgtttacaaCTACCTTTTCTTTTGAGTAGTCCTGTACTCATCTTCTTTTATAGTATATATTTGTTATTTCTCTCAAattctctcccaaaaaaaaaatgcgatctctctctctctctctctctctctctctctctctctctctctctctctctctctctcatttattctttcttgcaactctacttttgattgatgaatttttatgtttttcgaATATCTACATTAGGTTAATATATTTTTGCAGTGTGTTTTTTGAGTTCTTCATCACATgtactctctctcccttttatagtTTTGATTTGAGTTAATTCTTAGATATTTTGAAAGtaggaatttgagtttatatcaaaatgcaatttacatgactatatatttaaatatatccatcaattatttgagtaatatcaattataaataagttatgagatttgactatcatgataatctttttaagagaatgaaaaattcaaataattaatttgaaattaaaaaagtttagttgtatcaaaaaaataaaaataaaacacaatataacaaaattttgaataatatagaCCACtttaaaaaagtataatatcaatcaaatacacccaatttttttataaaaaaaaaaaaaagaaggcaccAAAAGTAGTGGGatgatatatttataaagataGAGAGATGGAAAatacttttagaaatagttCAACTTTGaaggagaacaaattatcttcataaattttagagaataaattatacattataccaCATTAcgaaagaatatatattttcacgCATTGCACGAGTCTACAACTAATTGAATTAAATGAAAAGCTTAAAAAAGAGGGAAGCTCAAAGGATTTAAGGGAAGAGAATGTGCTAGTTTgatacaacttttttattattattaattttataattcgAAGGGAGGAATTTGAATCTTAAATATCTCCGTTGGAAATATAGACAAATTGAGGGAGTGTTTGGTAATGTTTGAACAAtagttttcgttgtttaaacaacataacACATATTccacaacactttttcactAACACATATTTCACAACACTTAAATAATGTTActaaaacaacattaccaaacaccTGAGTTACAAGACTGACTATTTtacagttttttgaaaattgaaaagtatttttaaaaaacttttgtGAGAATAGTTGTTAATTGCTGAACCGCGGATGATCTGAGATTTTCATTAACCGTCAAGTTTCGGCCCACACAGGTCCCCTTAGGCCTGAAGAACCTGAGTTTAGTATAGGGGGTTAAATGATGAAAGCCCATTCGGAGGATCTGAGGGATGTTTATTATTTACACATTGCTATTAGTTGACAACAAGAGATGAGATTTGGATCAGACAATATTATCCGGGGCCTTGACCAACCCCAAAGTAGTGCGTGTTCCTGGCTCCACTAAAATACTTTTGAAGCTACCACTCATTTGCACAAGTTTGAAGCCATGAACTACATCCAGGTAGCTTTAGAAAGCATGACAGCCTCATGGCCTATAAACCTTTCAATCACATTTACTAACTGCTTGAGGTAAACTACAAGTACAACTAGTAGGCAGGAAATGAAAATACAATTTAAGCTCAATTCACACTGCTGCAAGTTAGAGCTGTGATCTTTTATTCCGAAAACCATGAAGAGATCGACGAGAGGATCGATCTTACATCATTTCTACTCTACAAAATTATGGATTGCATCAAATCTCAGGATGATTTTCACTGAGTTGAAggaaccaccaccaccaacacaagAGAAAAGAATTATGTGTACCTTAGATACACAACTTCTAACACTGGTGCATTTCCACTGATGCCCATGGTAGTAAGCATCCTAGCAACTCCTATATAATACATTTTCTATTTGAGCATCCAAATTACTCAATTCTTGCTAGCAGGGTACCAATTTATCATCATCATTGTAGAGCATTTATGAAAGCCATTAATGAATCAACATCTCTATTCTCTGAGGGATACTTGATGGGGCTTGCCACATGTCTGGGGAAAAAGAGTATTGTGGGAAAGCTTCCTAGCTGCAGCTCTTGCTGAGCATATGCCTTCTGCTCACCATCAGCCCTGAACTTTCCCACCTTCACCCCACTCCATGCCAACTTCTCTGCCAATTCAACATAGGATTCTTCCATAGCCTGCTCAAAAGCCAAGGAAAATTGTTAGGCATGCCATAAAGTCCTGCATTCCAAATAATAATGGTTAGAGCCTCAAATAATATTCTCACCTGGCAGAAGCGGCACCATGGTGCATAAAGCACAACGAGCCAGGGTTCTCTTCGGTTCTCCAGTCTGGCCAAGTTCTCTATCCCAGATCTACTCAAGGTAACCACATTCTGGCTGTTGAAGATGTCAATGACTGTGTCACTCTCATTTGTGTGTTTTCCATTGCCATTTAGTTGAGCCACCTCTTCTTGTTTGATGTTCCCTTTGTGAAGGCCACACTCCTTAGCCTTGGAATCCTCCCACCACCACCTTCCCTCCCTCTCATGCTGCCCAGGTAGGACTGACCTTGTGCATGGCTCACATCCAATTGAGATATATCCCTGTGAGTGCAAAGAATTAACAGGTACATTCATGGCTTGAAGGAAGTTCCATATGTCCCGACCTTCGACATTGGCCACAGGATTCCACTTCGTCAAGCTACCGACTCCACCGTCCATTCCTTCAAAAGATGGGTCTACCTGGACAACAGGAATTTCAGCCCTTGTTCCCGGTGATTGATCTTTTCTTTGCCCAGTGATCCAGGCTCGGAGACCTTTAAGTGCCCGCCTTAACGGCCTAACCTTCCTGACCCTACAGCACTCTTGGTGTCCATCTTCGTAAAAGGAGAAGAGACCCTTACTCCTCACCAGAGCTTGAACTTCAACAGCATCAGGGAACATGTACTCAATTTGAATACCATAGTGCTTCTCAATGGTGTCAAAGAACTGATATGTCTCTGGGTTTAGCCTCCCAGTATCTAGGCTAAACACCCTGAAGGGCCGACCAGTTAGCTTGGCGTACTCAATCAAGGCCACATCTTCAGCTCCACTGTGCAAACcaaaagtaattaaaatttagatCCTGGCCTTCAAGTGCATAAGTCTGACaatgttgtaacttgtaatCAAGCCAAAATGGTTGAAATTCCCATAAGTAAGCAGGTGACATATATTTAGAAGCACACTTccatttgtttgaaaattataaacAGATGTCGATACTGGTTGCATGCTAAGAACCTTTAAAAACTAATTTCTTGTGGGATTGGTTATTACAGTGACAGAGTGATTTCTAATAATTGGAACTTCATGTACTAAATATATATCTCAAGTACCAAATATACAtccacttaaaaataaaatcatttggCTTTTCTGAAAAAATAGTTGCTTGAACAAAAACCTATGGAATTAAATTGTCGATTTCACTTCTTATCTTATTTTCTTGTTGCAATTTAACGGGCTACTAATTCAGAAGTAAGATACTCAGGTTCCTTGACAACATAATTTCCTTTTCCAGGTTACCATAGATCTTTCAAAGAAAGCAATTAAAAAGGAAGGCAGAAGTAGAGATCTATCACTAGAACAAAATGGATGAGAAATTTTGATTTCAGTTGAACTCCAAAATGCCAACAACTTTTCTAATTTCATAAAGTTATCACTGAAGCATTAGTCTGTGCCAATGAACAGTGAATTATTATGGAGAACTATGTTTTTCTCTGCTAAAAGTTTTAACTAAACAAAATTGAGGGAGAAGATAAAAATAGAGTTACCTGAATGCAATTGCAATGTCATTGCCATATTTTTCGAGGGCCTTGTCCATAATTTCAAGAGGGGAAGCCTGTTCCATCTCCTTTGCTAATTTCTCATAATCTTTTGTCTCTATTCTATCTTCAACTTCTGCAAATTCCCAATAAACATGGTGCAAACTTTAGAGTCACTACACTTTCAGataatattaacaaataaagaatgtaaaagaaaaaccctGTGTAATAAAATGGAAAGACATGTTCTCCACTATTTTTCTTCCATTTCAGAGTCAATTCACAATCATAGTATCACTAATGTGCTAGTATCTGTATTAGAACAGGTACAGTATGAATAGACAAATGTACCTGGAGCAACAAGAGTTGCTGCAAGAGGAACAACCGAGTCGCTTCTTTTCTGTTCCGCACAAATTGGTTTTGCTAAGAATTTCCGGCTGTAAGAATCCCTAGGCACTGAGCATTGATCCAACAGACGAACTGAATGGATCCATGGAGCTGTTGGaatcaaaataataacaaacttagagagccaaaaaaaaaaaacaacaacaacgatAACAAGAGAACTAGGTTTGAAACTAAGTAATATCTGTCTTTTTGCCAAAAAGACAAGATGTATTGAATTCATAATTTGTTAGATACTTATCCTTACAAGATCATACAAAAAAGATAACTTagaattcttattttattttacttttgtaAGTCACACACGCACCTCTACCTTGTTCTTACAAAGGAGGTGGCATTTGATCTAGAACACATTGATTCAAGATAGCTCaatattcaataaaattaacTTGATTATTCTTTGGGAAATCATAAGTCAGTGTTCTaattctaaaaacaaaacagCTGGAACCAAAGCATGACTGTTCATGAAACTGTTATTTTACTACAACCAACTGGTAATTGATACTTATAATAATAGGAGTAAAGAACTAGCAATAATTCTGGATGACACTTTTGCAACTTTAATTCCACATTTACAATCATGAAGATGACgaccacacccacacccacacaaaAATGGACATGATAAATTGATAAGCACTTATAACTTTAATATCTATTGTTTTGCTCTCTCAATACTGAACAATAATTTTACTCACAAGTAGGCTCTTTTGTTTTCTGGGTAggccaagtgaattattaagaGTCAACTTAAGTTATTATCAGAATTAAAAAAGCTATATTGGGTTTTTCAATAATAACTAGTACtgttattgttttctttctttcttcttctttttaattttttttcccctagtGGCACGTccactattatttttttgtctcatCATAATTTTTGTCCTACGCCTTTCACAAGTTGTCAATATTATACACTAAAATTTCTAATgggttcttttttattttttatttattattattagttccACCTCCACTGTTAAAACTATCTTTCTCgttattttattctctttattttattctggttaaacattattttattctcACTACCTATAATAACTATCATTTATTAGCAATACACAAACAAGTTAAAGTGCGTAAAATtgtgcaccaaaaaaaaaaaaaaaaattctttattattaatatttattatttttttataatcaaaaaacaaaaacaaaaaaatatttattattttttgaacatGTACCTAAACGTAGTACAAACTTGTGCATTAGCCAATGGCATTTTCGAAATTACCGAAAAGACTACAATTCTTTTCAGTCAACGAGTTAACTCAATTCACTGAGTTTCCTATTtgagttaaaataaaaacaggaaaaaaaaaaaaaaagaaacacccataaacaaaaacaaataattattgtataaaaatcacaaaattctCAAGTTCGTGATTTCCCAGATTGTTCAATACCAAGAACCTCAAAGATTCAACATGAACAACTTTTtaccttttataaaaaatttaacatcaataaaattgaaaaaaaaaataaaaattgagcaaACACCTTTGGGCTCGTGCGAAGTGAAGCAGAGAGAGCCATCAGAGAGATTTGAAGCTgagtcactctctctctctgaattttacgtgtgtgtgagagtgagagggagagCTAAAACCAGTTACAacttattgttttattaaaaaaaaaaaaaaaaacttgtcaaaaaattaaaaacaaaaaacaaaaaagcctaATACAAGGCAAAACCAAGTTCCCAATACTAAATAAATTCTAGCAATCCTTATCGCAAAGCAATCTTAACCGCTAAAGATGCAATATATTTCATAGTCTTTTCAAATCTGTCTAAAGTAGCAAGTTATGGATTGTGATTGATTAGAACATTTGACTTTCActtccattatttttttcatcaccAATGTCCAATCGCATCTTCCTAGCTAATCAAATTTTGTGAAATAAACTTTGTAAATATAGAATTACTCCATGTTATTTGTCTTCCATATTTGCTTATTGCCATATAAAAAACCTAACAATTtccaataaaatttaataattatatcgACACACCCAATTTCACAATATCTTAATCGTGAGTCTTGTTTACATGGATCAACCCCGTTTAATAGACCACGTTAGCATGATGTGAAATTGGCTGCAGTATTACTGACAAAAATTTTAGATAGTAAGCGGTAACCACCCCGCTATGCCACGTGTCACATTAGCCAAAAAATGTGATGTTCATTTATAGCCGATGGCATTTTCGTTTTCGAAATTAACATTTTACTGAAACGGCTTCAATTATTTTCACCCACCGAGTTAACTCAATTCACTGAGTTTTCTATTTTGAGttaatcaaataaaacaaagaaaaaaataaatatacatataaacaaaccaaaacaaaaataaaaagaaaaaaatattaaaatagtaaaaattccCAGGTTAGTTGTTGACTGTTTGCCTAGGTTGTTCAATAACAAGAACCTCAAGAATTCaataagaacaaaacaaaaacaatgtttttttttttttttaaacattaaaatttaaaaagaaagagaagagcaTTAACCTTTGAGCTCGTGCGAAGTGAAAGAACCACgaaggaaagaagaagatggagagGAAG from Castanea sativa cultivar Marrone di Chiusa Pesio chromosome 6, ASM4071231v1 includes:
- the LOC142640557 gene encoding GDSL esterase/lipase At5g55050-like isoform X1; protein product: MKCKVLLLTFFIIIISFNLSEAQMVPGIYVFGDSLVDVGNNNYLKLSLAKADLPHYGIDFPNHKASGRFTNGMNAADFLVEHFVAAEKVGLPTSPPYFSLVDDSNNNNNVSFLKGVSFASGGARILDGTDPYVFQSIHLTQQIGYFSTVYEDLYKQLGSSGVKNHLSKSIFAIVIGSNDILGYFRSSDLQNKTTPHQYVDSMVLSLKDKLKRLYNFGARKFVIVGIGTIGCCPARRRETENEECRGEINFWSVKYNKGLISMLQELKFDLKDIHYSYFDTYKVLLDFIQRPATYGFVEVKAACCGLGTLNAEIFCLPIAAYCSNRSDYIFFDRVHPTEAAHRIFVDLIFDGSLQYTFPMNVKQLVAI
- the LOC142640557 gene encoding GDSL esterase/lipase At5g55050-like isoform X2 produces the protein MKCKVLLLTFFIIIISFNLSEAQMVPGIYVFGDSLVDVGNNNYLKLSLAKADLPHYGIDFPNHKASGRFTNGMNAADFLAEKVGLPTSPPYFSLVDDSNNNNNVSFLKGVSFASGGARILDGTDPYVFQSIHLTQQIGYFSTVYEDLYKQLGSSGVKNHLSKSIFAIVIGSNDILGYFRSSDLQNKTTPHQYVDSMVLSLKDKLKRLYNFGARKFVIVGIGTIGCCPARRRETENEECRGEINFWSVKYNKGLISMLQELKFDLKDIHYSYFDTYKVLLDFIQRPATYGFVEVKAACCGLGTLNAEIFCLPIAAYCSNRSDYIFFDRVHPTEAAHRIFVDLIFDGSLQYTFPMNVKQLVAI
- the LOC142640558 gene encoding 5'-adenylylsulfate reductase 2, chloroplastic-like; protein product: MALSASSPSSSFLRGSFTSHELKAPWIHSVRLLDQCSVPRDSYSRKFLAKPICAEQKRSDSVVPLAATLVAPEVEDRIETKDYEKLAKEMEQASPLEIMDKALEKYGNDIAIAFSGAEDVALIEYAKLTGRPFRVFSLDTGRLNPETYQFFDTIEKHYGIQIEYMFPDAVEVQALVRSKGLFSFYEDGHQECCRVRKVRPLRRALKGLRAWITGQRKDQSPGTRAEIPVVQVDPSFEGMDGGVGSLTKWNPVANVEGRDIWNFLQAMNVPVNSLHSQGYISIGCEPCTRSVLPGQHEREGRWWWEDSKAKECGLHKGNIKQEEVAQLNGNGKHTNESDTVIDIFNSQNVVTLSRSGIENLARLENRREPWLVVLYAPWCRFCQAMEESYVELAEKLAWSGVKVGKFRADGEQKAYAQQELQLGSFPTILFFPRHVASPIKYPSENRDVDSLMAFINALQ